The Gemmatimonadaceae bacterium DNA window CGGGTATCCGGACGGCCTGGCCGGCGAGCAGATTCCGTTAGGCTCTCGCGTCGTGCTGATCGCGGACACGATCGACGCCATGACGACGGACCGCCCCTACCGTAAGGCGTTAGGCGAGGTGCAGGTGCGGTCGGAGCTGGCCAAGTATCGCGGCCGCCAGTTCGACCCGAAAATCTGCGACGAGCTGCTCGCCAGTCCGATGTTCGGCCTGCTGTTTGCCTCGCCCGCGCAACGCGACGCCGCGCCCGCTTCGCGGCCCAAGGACATCTCGATCGCGCAGCTCGCCTGACGGCGCCGCCGCGGCGGCGTCACTCCACATGCAGGTCCCTGCGCAGGCGTTCCAGGTCGGGTTCGAGCGACGTCGATGGCCGCCGGTACTCTCTCACGTATGCGGTGAGCAGGCGCGATGCCTCCCGCCGCCGCCCGGCCAGCAGGAGGAGATCCATGAGTGCGGCGGTGGCGAAGTCCTGGCCGTTGGCCTTGCGCGTGCGGCGGTGCAGGTGCGCGAAGTGGCGGAGGTCGTGCTCCGACGGAGCGGCATCCCCGCGCAGGAGGGCGAGGCGCCAACGGAACGAGACGTGGCGAATGTCCGAGCGCGGCGACCGCGCCTGGCCGACCGCGTTTTCGCTTTCCACGATCAGGCGCTCGGCATCGCCTAACCGACGCTCGCGCAGCGCGATTTCGGCCCCGTTGCTCAGGATGGTGGAGCGGCCCACGCTGTCGGCGCTCCGCTCCATCAGCCAGAGGGCTTTGTCGAACCACGCACGGGCGGTGACGGTATCGCCTTCCGCCAGATAGGTGAGCGTGATCTGATTGGCGGCAGGCGCCGCGAAGGCGGCGAGCCCGAGGCGCTGCGCGATCTCGAGGGCCGACGCGGCAGCCTGTCGCGCCTCGACGATCGGCGCGCCGCACAGGCGAAGTGCGGCTGACGCGTGCGACAAATATCTGGCCTTCGAGCCGCCGTCCTGAGCGCCTAACTGCGAGTCCGTAAGGCGGTAGGCGGCCTCGAGTCCGGATTCCGGTTTGCCGAAGGCGGTGTGAAACACCATGTGCAGGCACGAGACGGCGTCTTCCTCGACGCCCGGTTGCACGGCGGCCGATGCGACGACGCGCATCACCGTCGCGGCGGCGCGATCGTCGCAGAGATTATCGGCGATCATCAATGCCCACGCGGCGGCGGCCAGGCGGTGCGCGTCGGACGCGGAAGCGGCCGACGCGCAGCGCGTGGCCTCGGCGAGCAGCTCGCGCCGGTCGGCGCCGAGCCGCCACTTGGCGAGGGAGAGCTCGAGCTCGGTGTCGTCGTGGTTGTCGGGTGAGCTGCGGGAGCCGCGTTGCAGCGACTCGACTTCCGCGACGACGTGCACGAACGGCTCCCAATCCGCGCCGAGGAAGAGCGCATGGGCGCGCGCGGCAAGGTGGTGCAGTTTGTCGGGCGGCGAGGACGTCATCTGCGCGGCGCGCTCGTAGAGCCGGGCGGCCTCGATGGGCATGCCGAGTCCCGTTAGGCGGCTGGCCGCGCCAGTGAGAAGTTCGATCGCGCGCGTGTGTTCGCCGGCGTACTGCCAGTGCTCGGCGCATTCGCCGGCGAGCGCCTCGGGACGATCGGCGCGCTGTTCGCCCTCGAGCAGCTCGGCGGCGCGGCGGTGGAGCAGCTGGCGCGCCGGAGTGGACAGACGGTCGAGCGCCGCGTCCGCCGTGAGGCGGTGGCGCAGAACGATCCGGTCGCCGTCGAGGCCGATCATCCCGGCGGCGCTGAGTGCGTCGAGTCCGTCGAGCAGGCCTAACCGGTTGACGCCGAGCACTTCCTCGACGCGCCGGGTGGACGAACTCGGGCCGAGCACGGCGACGGCTTGCAAGATGCGCAGCGGGACGTCGTTCAACTGGTCGAGGCGCTCTGCGGCAATGCGCTCGAGCGCCGCGGGGGCGCGAAACGGCTCGTATTCGCCTTCCGCCCGGGTCGCAAGCTCGATGAGGATGTACGGATTGCCGCCGCCGCGCGCGACACACCATTCGGTGAACGACTCGTTCCCGGCGCGATGCGAGCCCGTGATGATGCGTTGGACGAGCGCGCGACTTGCCGGATCATCGAGCGGTTTGAGGCGCATCACGCGGGGGCGCACGTCCTCGGCACAGTCGAACTGGCGGGCGACGTCAGGCTGCCTGGCTGTGAGGACGATGAGTGCGCGGCGCTTGAGCGCCCACCGGGACAATCCGCGGATGCATGTCCACGAGGCGGGGTCCAGCCACTGCGCGTCCTCGATGATGAGGACGATGGGCTGTTCACTCGAGACTGCGTCGACGAGATCGATGAGCGCGTTGCGGACGCGGGTGGAGAGCTCGGCGGCATCGAGGCCCGCCGAGTGATCGGCGCGCCCGTCCGTGACGAGCACGGCGTCGAGGGTGCGCTTCGACGCTTCTCCGACGGCGATCGCACCGCGCATGGCGCGCACGCCGCGGGCGAGCTCGATGATGCCGCCGAGGGCGCGTTCACTGTCGTGCGGCTGGCATTCCACCCGCGCGACCTTGATCCCGTCGAGTTGGGCAGCGCGGGCAACTTCGGTGGCGAAACGGCTCTTGCCGATGCCCCTTTCGCCGCAGACGAGACAGGTTTCGCCGCGGGCGGCGAAGAGACCGTGCAGGACGCGCTTGACGTCGTGCATTTCCTGATCGCGGCCGAGTTGGGACGACGGGTGTTGGTCGGGAGCGGCGCGGTATGCTTCGGCGATGCGTCGTCGGAGCAGCGTGGCCGGTACGCGGATGTCGCCTGCGGTGGGTCCGAGCTCTTGCAGGTATGCGTCGAGTATTTCGAGTGCGCGCACCTTGCTGCCGTGGAACGCGGCGGCTTCGGCAAGGGCCAGCGTCGCTTCTTCATTGAGCGGATCGAGCAGGAGGCAGCGGGTGGCGAGTCGTTCCACGGCGGCCCAGTCGGCCCGCTCCCGTTGGGCGGCGATGGCGGCGACGAGGACGCGTCGGAGACCGGATGTGACGACGTCGCGTTCCCGCTCGAGCCATTCGCTGAAGGTCGAAGAAAATCGCGGTGTGTACCCCGGAAGAAAAGGACCTTGCACGAGCTCCGCGACGCGGTTGGGGTCTGCGCTGCGTCCCGCGGCGAGGACTTCGCCGAAGTCGGACTGAGCGGAGCGCGCGGGCAGCGTGATGTGGCCGCGATCCGAACGGAGGGAAGCGCCGAGCGCGTTGAGCCGGTAAAGAGTCTGTCTGAGCCGGTGACTGGCGCGCTGCGCCGATGTCCGCGGCCAGAGCAGCTCGATGATGCGATGGCGCTCGATGGGCCGGCCTGCCTCGGACACGAACAACAGCGCGGAGGCGAAGAGGGTTTCGCTGGCCTGTGTAAGGCGCGTGACGCCGACCGTGATGACGGCGTGTCCGAGTCCGACCAAGTGGATCATGTGACGCGTTTCCGTGGCGTGTTTTTTCGCCCGACCAAAGTACTAACGCCGAGCTCGTCACGCGAGCGTCATTCGTACTACACTGTCATACGATTCAGTTAGGCGGGAGCCGCGAGTCCGTCAGCCGGTGCTGCCGATGCCGCCGCGTCGATCGGTGGACTGTGTGACGGCGCCGGTGGTCCAGGCGAGCGATGCGTAGCGATGCAGGATGATCTGCGCGATACGCTCACCGTGTTCGATGCCGACGCGCTGCGTGGAAACATTGCGCACCATTACGAGCCATTCATCGGGATAGTCGGCATCGATGGTGCCGGGTGCGTTGGGCAGAATGAGGCCGCGGCGAAACGCGATCGAGCTCCGCAGGCGAACCTGCGCCTCGTATCCGGCCGGCAGTCGCGCACGGAAGCCCAATGGAATGAGTGCGACGTCGCCGGCCTCGAGCATGAACACGCCCTCGGCGGTTGCCGGCTCGAGGCTCTCGGCGCCCGCGCGCCATGTACGAACGGCGCGGTTGCGCAGGTGGGCGCGCACATCGTAGCCGGCGGCGCCCGTCGTGGCGCGCGTCGGCGGCGTGACGTCATCGAAGAGGGGCTCGAAGATGATTGGGGGCGCGGTGATCGTCGTATCCATGTAGGCTCGTTGATTGGCGTGCTTGGCCGTGGCCGGCACGGGCTATAGGTTTTGCTCGTGACCGTCACGCCGCCTGCCGGCGCCGGGTCGCGTCCCGCTGGGGCGCCTGCGTCGCCGGCCGCCACATCCGATTCGGGCATCTCGCCCTTGGCACCCGGCGCGCCGTCGCCGAACAGCGTGACGGCGAAACTTCCGTCACACATCGAGGGCTGGCAACTACCCGCGGGTTGGTCGTGGGGCGCCGAGGGGGTGCAGGCCGAGTTCCGTCACTACCAGGAAGTCGTGGACGCGCTCGGTCGCTCGCTGTCGCTTGTGACGGTGCCGGATCCCGCGCAGGCGACATGGCTGGGCGCGGAGGCGCGCGCGCTGGCACATCGGGCGCACGCATCAATACCAACTGCGTACGACTGGTGGCCGGGCGGTTTGCAGAGTCGTCGAGGACCCGCGTACGTGCGGCGATGGATTTCGGGTGAGAGCGTGGCCGGACGGATTCGGCGGGTGGGGCCGGACGATCTCGCGACATCGCTGCAGCTCTTGCGCTCGACGGGTCAGGCGTTGGCGTATCTGCACACGACGGCTACCGCGCACGGCGCGGTGTGCGGCGAATCGATCTGGTTCACGCCGACGGGTCAGCTCTGGCTGCTGGCGTGGGAGTGGGCGCTGCCGCGCAACATGATACCGGCGGAGCTGACACCGTTTCCCGGCCGACTGCCGCGGGCTCCGGAATGGCCCGATGGCGAGTGGCTGCCGACGCCGGAGAGCGATCAGTGGCAGTTGGCGGCGACGGCATTTGCCTCGCTGACCGGCGAGTATCCGCCGCCGGAGGTGCCGCCGCTTCCGTTAGTCCGGCCGGACTGTCCGCAGGCCGTGGCGCGCGTGCTCGACCGGGCGCTGGAGCGCGATCCCGAGCGGCGGTATCACTCGGTGGCGGCGATGCTGCGCGAGCTGGATCGAGCGGTGGGCGGCGGCGCGAGATCGTCGGTGTACATCAGCGGCTCGATGCCGGCGATTCGTCCGTTAGGCGACGCGGAAGAGGAGCGGCTGCGGTGGGCGACGGGCGAGGACTACGAGGTGATCGCGCGGCTCGGTTCCGGTACGTTCGGGTCGGTGTGGCGCGTGCGAGATCTGACGCTGGAGCGCGAGGTCGCGCTCAAGATGCTCCATCCGCAGGTCGCGAACGACGAGATCGCCGTGCGGCGGTTTCGCCGCGAAGCGCAGCTGGCGGCGCAGCTCGCGCATCCGGCGATCGTGCCGATCTACGACTGGGACAGCAACGGCGGCGTGTCGTGGTACACGATGGAGTTGGCCGAGAACGGGTCGCTGGCCGATCTGGTGAAGCGATCGGGGCCGCGGTCGGTGGAGCAGATTGCGTCGCACATCGATCAGGTGCTGGACGGGCTGGCGGCGGCGCACGCGATCGGCATCGTGCACCGGGATCTCAAGCCGGAGAACATCCTGATCGATCGGCACCGGCGGTGGCGGATCGCCGATTTTGGTGTGGCGAAGATTTCCGGCGAAGAGCTGTTGAGCGGGACGACGGGCACGCCGGAGTTCGCGGCGCCGGAGCAGTTGTTAGGCGAGTCGCAGGGAGCGGCCGTCGATTGCTTCGGCTTGACGGCGATCGTGACGTATCTCTTATCCGGCGAGCCGCCGTTCGGCACGGGAGATGGGCGGGCGATTCTGGGGCGGGAACTATCGGGCGACGTCGATCTGCGCGGGTATCCGGAGCCGGTGGCCGAGTGGTTGCGGCGCGGACTGGCGCCGGTGGCGGAGCAGCGATTTGGCGACGCGGCCGAGATGCGTGACGCGTGGCGGAACGCGGTGGACCGGACGTTGGCGCCGGAGTCGCGGCCGCCGTGGTGGCGGCGGTGGTGGAGCGGTGACGACGAAGGGCGGGACGGCGACGACGCCTAACGCAATGGGGGCGCGCAGCCGGGCTTCGATCGAGCGCCTAACGTTCCGCGAGGCGGATGAGGCGCTCGGGCGTCATGCCTTCGGCTTCGCCCTGGAAGTTGAGCACGATGCGGTGGCGGAGCACGACGAGCGCGACGGACCGGACGTCGTCCAGGTCGGGCACAGCGCGGCCGTCCATGGCGGCCCGAGCTTTCGCGCCTAACACTAGATATTGCGAGGCTCGCGGGCCGGCGCCCCAGCTGACGTATTTTCTGACGTCGGGCGAGGCTTCTTTTGCATCCGGTCGTGTGGAGCGCGCGAGGCCGACGGCGTAGCGGACGACCGTGGGCGGCGCCGGGAGGCGGCGCACCAGGTGTTGGAGTGCGATGAGGCGCGTCGCGTCCAGCACCGGCGTGACCGAGGCTTCGGTATCGCTTGTGGTGGTGGCGACGACGTGCTCTTCTTCGTCGGCCGTCGGATAGCCGACGCGCAGCTCGAACATGAATCGATCGAGCTGCGCTTCCGGCAGCGGGTACGTGCCTTCCTGCTCGATCGGGTTCTGCGTGGCGAGCACGAAGAACGGCTCGGGGAGCGGGTGCGTCCGCCCGGCGGCGGTGACGGCGTGCTCCTGCATGGCCTGCAGCAGCGCGGCCTGCGTTTTCGGAGGCGCGCGATTGATCTCGTCGGCGAGCACCGCGTTGGCGAACACCGGTCCCTTCACATACTTGAACACGCGTCTGCCCGTCGCGTGATCTTCTTCGAGCAATTCGGTGCCGGTGATGTCGCTCGGCATCAAGTCGGGGGTGAACTGGATGCGAGAGAAGGAGAGGTCGAGCGCGTCGGCGAGCGTCCTAACGAGCAGGGTCTTGGCGAGACCGGGAACGCCGACGAGTAGTGCGTGACCGCCGCTCAGCAGGGCGGCGACGAGATTCTCGACGACTTCCTTCTGGCCGATGATGCGCCGGCCGATCTGATCGATGAGCGCTTGGCGCGCGGTGGCCAACTCGGTGAGGAGTTGGACGTCGCGCGTGTCATCGTGTGTGGAAGATCGAGCCGGTGTCGCCAAACGCGTCCTCTGATTCTCGCCGCAGGTTTGCGAAAGGTAGCGGCGGGGGCGCGGGGCGT harbors:
- a CDS encoding AAA family ATPase is translated as MIHLVGLGHAVITVGVTRLTQASETLFASALLFVSEAGRPIERHRIIELLWPRTSAQRASHRLRQTLYRLNALGASLRSDRGHITLPARSAQSDFGEVLAAGRSADPNRVAELVQGPFLPGYTPRFSSTFSEWLERERDVVTSGLRRVLVAAIAAQRERADWAAVERLATRCLLLDPLNEEATLALAEAAAFHGSKVRALEILDAYLQELGPTAGDIRVPATLLRRRIAEAYRAAPDQHPSSQLGRDQEMHDVKRVLHGLFAARGETCLVCGERGIGKSRFATEVARAAQLDGIKVARVECQPHDSERALGGIIELARGVRAMRGAIAVGEASKRTLDAVLVTDGRADHSAGLDAAELSTRVRNALIDLVDAVSSEQPIVLIIEDAQWLDPASWTCIRGLSRWALKRRALIVLTARQPDVARQFDCAEDVRPRVMRLKPLDDPASRALVQRIITGSHRAGNESFTEWCVARGGGNPYILIELATRAEGEYEPFRAPAALERIAAERLDQLNDVPLRILQAVAVLGPSSSTRRVEEVLGVNRLGLLDGLDALSAAGMIGLDGDRIVLRHRLTADAALDRLSTPARQLLHRRAAELLEGEQRADRPEALAGECAEHWQYAGEHTRAIELLTGAASRLTGLGMPIEAARLYERAAQMTSSPPDKLHHLAARAHALFLGADWEPFVHVVAEVESLQRGSRSSPDNHDDTELELSLAKWRLGADRRELLAEATRCASAASASDAHRLAAAAWALMIADNLCDDRAAATVMRVVASAAVQPGVEEDAVSCLHMVFHTAFGKPESGLEAAYRLTDSQLGAQDGGSKARYLSHASAALRLCGAPIVEARQAAASALEIAQRLGLAAFAAPAANQITLTYLAEGDTVTARAWFDKALWLMERSADSVGRSTILSNGAEIALRERRLGDAERLIVESENAVGQARSPRSDIRHVSFRWRLALLRGDAAPSEHDLRHFAHLHRRTRKANGQDFATAALMDLLLLAGRRREASRLLTAYVREYRRPSTSLEPDLERLRRDLHVE
- a CDS encoding serine/threonine-protein kinase — protein: MTVTPPAGAGSRPAGAPASPAATSDSGISPLAPGAPSPNSVTAKLPSHIEGWQLPAGWSWGAEGVQAEFRHYQEVVDALGRSLSLVTVPDPAQATWLGAEARALAHRAHASIPTAYDWWPGGLQSRRGPAYVRRWISGESVAGRIRRVGPDDLATSLQLLRSTGQALAYLHTTATAHGAVCGESIWFTPTGQLWLLAWEWALPRNMIPAELTPFPGRLPRAPEWPDGEWLPTPESDQWQLAATAFASLTGEYPPPEVPPLPLVRPDCPQAVARVLDRALERDPERRYHSVAAMLRELDRAVGGGARSSVYISGSMPAIRPLGDAEEERLRWATGEDYEVIARLGSGTFGSVWRVRDLTLEREVALKMLHPQVANDEIAVRRFRREAQLAAQLAHPAIVPIYDWDSNGGVSWYTMELAENGSLADLVKRSGPRSVEQIASHIDQVLDGLAAAHAIGIVHRDLKPENILIDRHRRWRIADFGVAKISGEELLSGTTGTPEFAAPEQLLGESQGAAVDCFGLTAIVTYLLSGEPPFGTGDGRAILGRELSGDVDLRGYPEPVAEWLRRGLAPVAEQRFGDAAEMRDAWRNAVDRTLAPESRPPWWRRWWSGDDEGRDGDDA
- a CDS encoding AAA family ATPase; amino-acid sequence: MATPARSSTHDDTRDVQLLTELATARQALIDQIGRRIIGQKEVVENLVAALLSGGHALLVGVPGLAKTLLVRTLADALDLSFSRIQFTPDLMPSDITGTELLEEDHATGRRVFKYVKGPVFANAVLADEINRAPPKTQAALLQAMQEHAVTAAGRTHPLPEPFFVLATQNPIEQEGTYPLPEAQLDRFMFELRVGYPTADEEEHVVATTTSDTEASVTPVLDATRLIALQHLVRRLPAPPTVVRYAVGLARSTRPDAKEASPDVRKYVSWGAGPRASQYLVLGAKARAAMDGRAVPDLDDVRSVALVVLRHRIVLNFQGEAEGMTPERLIRLAER